In Sorghum bicolor cultivar BTx623 chromosome 8, Sorghum_bicolor_NCBIv3, whole genome shotgun sequence, one genomic interval encodes:
- the LOC8076676 gene encoding uncharacterized protein LOC8076676 has product MASDLPTDLLEQIFLHLEDAADLARASAACASFRRVISNGRFLRRFRSRHRPPVLGLLENRGGGKIRFRPIQSPRRSALAAGACADAADFTFRFIPGPNRCCWGVVRDARDGRVLLSRYKRLWHTLHRRPPLLIVCDPLHRRHVEIPPIPDDLLDAAATTSTDHDGGDPDDLRRLEFEPFLAPAPSAADEDQVVDELSSFQVICNALSGTMLVTFAFSSASRQWRAVASFSNPNYVMKNLCSLWFRQPANGFYWTCFSENFMLVLDTREMKFFVVSDIPEKSNGRSKIVVEAAGEGRLGLLLLLEDKLELYSRAWQGNNNGGVVVDQEWRHDKTVRMFAGLWNLSGTTNGYAFLRWLPRDHVQRWEEAHYFTVDLKTLLVERLCVLEFINVPKFLYASFPPPLSPPTV; this is encoded by the coding sequence ATGGCGTCCGACCTCCCGACTGATCTGCTGGAGCAGATCTTCCTCCACCTAGAGGACGCCGCCGACCTCGCCCGCGCCTCGGCTGCCTGCGCTTCCTTCCGCCGCGTCATCTCCAACGGCCGCTTCCTGCGCCGCTTCAGGTCCCGCCACCGCCCGCCAGTCCTAGGGCTACTCGAGAATCGTGGCGGTGGTAAGATCCGATTCCGCCCCATCCAGTCGCCGCGCCGCTCCGCGCTGGCCGCCGGCGCCTGCGCAGACGCCGCGGACTTCACCTTCCGTTTCATCCCTGGCCCCAACCGCTGCTGCTGGGGCGTCGTCCGCGACGCTCGTGACGGCCGCGTCCTCCTCTCCCGCTACAAACGTCTTTGGCACACCTTGCACCGGCGTCCTCCTCTCCTCATTGTCTGCGACCCCCTCCACCGGCGGCATGTCGAGATTCCGCCGATCCCCGACGATCTCCTTGACGCGGCGGCGACGACCTCCACTGACCATGATGGTGGTGATCCTGATGACCTACGACGACTCGAGTTCGAGCCGTTCCTCGCACCAGCGCCATCAGCGGCCGACGAGGATCAGGTCGTCGATGAATTGTCGTCGTTCCAGGTGATATGCAATGCTCTGTCGGGAACCATGTTGGTGACCTTCGCCTTCTCTTCAGCCAGCAGACAATGGCGAGCCGTGGCGTCATTCAGCAACCCAAActatgtgatgaagaatctgtGCTCGCTCTGGTTTCGACAGCCTGCAAATGGCTTCTACTGGACGTGTTTTTCAGAAAATTTTATGCTCGTGCTTGACACGCGTGAGATGAAATTCTTCGTCGTCAGTGACATCCCGGAGAAAAGCAATGGACGATCTAAAATCGTTGTGGAGGCAGCTGGGGAAGGCAGGCTTGGTCTATTGTTACTTCTTGAAGATAAGTTAGAGCTGTATAGTAGAGCTTGGCAAGGCAATAATAATGGTGGTGTGGTCGTTGATCAAGAGTGGCGGCACGACAAAACAGTCCGAATGTTTGCTGGTCTATGGAACCTCAGTGGAACAACCAATGGCTACGCTTTCCTACGATGGCTTCCACGGGACCATGTTCAGCGCTGGGAAGAAGCACATTATTTCACCGTGGACCTCAAGACATTGCTAGTTGAGAGGCTGTGTGTGTTGGAATTTATTAATGTCCCCAAATTTCTCTATGCAAGCTTCCCGCCACCGCTTTCGCCGCCAACTGTATGA